In Deinococcus aestuarii, the genomic window GCATCAGGCCAAGGCCCCCGGCGCTGCTGACCCGGCCCGAGACCTGGGCGGGGTCGAAGCCCGCGCCGTCGTCCTGCACCCGCAGGGTGACGTGCTGGCCGCCGTGCAGGGTGACGGTGACTTCCCGGGCGCGGGCGTGCTTGGCGACATTATTCAGGCTCTCTTGCAGGATGCGGAAGACGACTGCCTCGTCCCCCGGAGCGAGGTGAATCTCGCCCGTGATGTTCAGCGTCGTGCGGATGCCGTTCTGCTGCCCGAAGTCCTCCACGTAGCGCCGCACCGTCTCCAGCAGCCCGTACCGTTCGAGGTCGATGGGCCGCAGCGCGAAGATCGAGCGCCGCACCTCCTTGATCTGCTCGCGCAGGAGGGCAGTCGCCGCGCGGACCTCGGCCTCCGCCCGCTCCGGGTCCGCGTGCAGTTGCCGGGCCACGAGGTCGAGCTTCAGGGCGCAGAAGGCGAGCGACTGCGCCACCCCGTCGTGAATCTCGCGGGCGATGCGGGCGCGCTCGTCGCTGATCGCCAGTTCCTCGGAATAGAGGTAGGCGCGGGCGTTGCGGACGCCCAGCGCCGCCTGCGCCGCCAGCAGCGCGAGCAGGGGCACCCGCGCGTCGGTGAAGGCGTCGGGCCGCGCGTCGCCGAGCACGAGGACGCCGACCAGCCCCTCCTCGTCGCGCATGGGGAAGCCCAGGGCACTCGCCGCGCCGGGAAAGACCTCGGCGGCCTCCCCGGGGGTGGCGCTCAGGGGCGTGTCGGCCTCCGCCACCCGCAGCGCGAAGGGCGGGGCGAGGTTGCCGCCGCCCATGCCCTCACCTGTCGCGTCCTGGCGGTATTCGAGCCTCAGCACGCCGTCCTGGTCGCTGAGGTACGCGGCCCGCGCCCCCGCCCGCACCCGCTCGGCCATGTTGCGGGTCACGCGGGCGAGCAGCCGCCGCAGGTTGCGCTCGGCGCGGATGGACTGGTCCACCGAGTACAGGGTCATCAGGTCGAGGGTCCGCTGCCTTGCGGCCTCCACCCCGGTCGCCACCTCCGCCGCGAGGGCCTGCGCGAGCGCCTCCGTCTCCGGGCCGGGCGGCGTCTCGAAGTGCAGGGCGAGGGCGCCACCCCCCGGGATGCCGACCTTGAGGGACTGGAGTTCGGCGCTGGGCGTGGTCACAGGCATGTCTCCCCGCGCCGTGCCGCTTAGACCCCCGGGCACCGTGAGGGTGGCCTGCACCGCTCCCGTCGCCCGCACGGCCCCCCGCGCGGCGACCTCCACGACCGCGCCCATGTCGGCGGCGCCGCTCAGGTCGCGCATGAGTTCCTGCACCGCCCGCAGCCGCCCGTGCGAGGCGCTCAGTTGACCGTACAGATCGCGCAACTCGCGCTCGGCCCGCTCGCGCGCCCGGGTGCCCTCCGCGATCCACTCGACCGAGAAGAAGGTCACCGCCGGACCCACCAGCCCGTAGAAGAGCAGATGCGCCCACACCTCGCGCCCGGCGTCGCGCAGCCCCGCGATGAAGTACTCCACCACCGCCACCACGAGCACGATCAGCGGCGGCAGGACGTTGCGCACCAGCCGCACCCGGTCGGAGAGCGGCACCTCGC contains:
- a CDS encoding sensor histidine kinase — encoded protein: MTELPARLPTSPPPKPREVPLSDRVRLVRNVLPPLIVLVVAVVEYFIAGLRDAGREVWAHLLFYGLVGPAVTFFSVEWIAEGTRARERAERELRDLYGQLSASHGRLRAVQELMRDLSGAADMGAVVEVAARGAVRATGAVQATLTVPGGLSGTARGDMPVTTPSAELQSLKVGIPGGGALALHFETPPGPETEALAQALAAEVATGVEAARQRTLDLMTLYSVDQSIRAERNLRRLLARVTRNMAERVRAGARAAYLSDQDGVLRLEYRQDATGEGMGGGNLAPPFALRVAEADTPLSATPGEAAEVFPGAASALGFPMRDEEGLVGVLVLGDARPDAFTDARVPLLALLAAQAALGVRNARAYLYSEELAISDERARIAREIHDGVAQSLAFCALKLDLVARQLHADPERAEAEVRAATALLREQIKEVRRSIFALRPIDLERYGLLETVRRYVEDFGQQNGIRTTLNITGEIHLAPGDEAVVFRILQESLNNVAKHARAREVTVTLHGGQHVTLRVQDDGAGFDPAQVSGRVSSAGGLGLMQMRERVESRGGKYRVLSEPGHGTLVEAEVPQA